A single genomic interval of Antechinus flavipes isolate AdamAnt ecotype Samford, QLD, Australia chromosome 1, AdamAnt_v2, whole genome shotgun sequence harbors:
- the MROH6 gene encoding maestro heat-like repeat-containing protein family member 6 isoform X5 — translation MARGRRGWTGGAHRGPAGNFGGLTLAALAEDIQLSREGTGPRQGQPPQESESPTEPVTAPRTENLEPDTATGVLRNEPHSPKASSSDPEPQPWEPEQHPQCFLVPGSLADFAVQTVVCLEDAGISGTQALAFSLSSALEETQGGQLPEKVCEVVQGLHGQMAQLLEGRSRRVALRALCSLAAEHTHEVVQTLLSHSLPCDSAAAELWRGLSRNQRVNGLVLVHLLQEVKGPPQLRGPSPSPGPSPQAVKPQTQALAATRALGEMLSVSGCVAATRGFYPQVLIALVTQLHQLAWCAPSPQVQVKVRGPPPNHASCAVEALKALLNGDGGRMVVTCMEQSGGWRRLIGSGTHLEGVLLLASALVAHADHHLRGLFADLLPRLQSTDKAPRLTAMAFFTGLLQSQPTARLLRDEAIVQRLTAWQADPEPTVRWLGLLGLGHLALNRRKARHVGTLLRALLGALGEADIRLVGAALGALRRLLLRPRARARVSAQCSSLGSRLRPLLDHDQDSVRASAIGLLGTLVGRCSPRRTRAVRELVLGSLVTLLLRLQDPSLDAAESAEWTLARCDRFLRWRLLEEISAMVHYDSPEALSRTCRRLVQWYPGRASDFLSQAQGYLRSPHVPIRRVAAMFIEP, via the exons ATGGCTAGAGGGAGGCGGGGATGGACTGGGGGAGCCCACAGGGGTCCTGCAGGGAATTTTGGAGGCCTTACTCTGGCTGCATTGGCTGAGGACATACAGCTCAGCCGAGAGGGGACTGGACCACGCCAAGGGCAGCCCCCCCAGGAGTCTGAAAGCCCCACTGAACCGGTCACTGCACCAAGGACAGAGAATTTGGAACCTGATACGGCCACTGGGGTGCTGAGGAATGAGCCCCACTCTCCAAAGGCTTCTAGCTCAGATCCTGAGCCCCAGCCCTGGGAGCCTGAACAG CATCCTCAGTGCTTTCTGGTCCCTGGTTCCTTGGCAGATTTTGCTGTTCAAACTGTGGTCTGCCTTGAAGATGCCGGCATCTCAGGGACCCAGGCCTTGGCTTTCAGTCTCTCCTCAGCTTTGGAGGAGACTCAGGGCGGACAGCTCCCAGAAAAG gTATGTGAAGTGGTCCAGGGACTGCATGGACAGATGGCTCAGCTCCTGGAAGGCAGATCAAGGCGGGTGGCCCTGAGGGCACTTTGCTCATTGGCAGCAGAACACACACATGAAGTGGTCCAGACCCTACTGTCTCACTCTCTGCCCTGTGACAG TGCAGCAGCTGAGTTGTGGCGGGGCCTGAGCCGGAACCAGAGGGTGAACGGGCTGGTCCTGGTGCACCTGCTGCAGGAGGTGAAGGGCCCGCCCCAGCTCCGgggccccagccccagcccaggcCCGAGTCCCCAAGCAGTCAAGCCCCAAACCCAGGCATTGGCA GCCACAAGAGCACTAGGAGAAATGTTGTCAGTGTCGGGATGCGTGGCCGCCACGAGGGGCTTTTACCCGCAAGTGCTCATTGCGCTGGTCACCCAGCTACACCAGCTGGCCTGGTGCGCCCCTTCCCCCCAGGTTCAAGTGAAGGTGCGGGGTCCTCCCCCCAACCATGCTAG CTGCGCAGTGGAAGCTCTGAAGGCCCTGCTCAATGGGGATGGAGGCCGAATGGTGGTAACCTGCATGGAGCAGAGTGGGGGCTGGAGGCGTCTCATAGGATCTGGGACCCATCTGGAGGGGGTCCTCCTGCTGGCCAG TGCCCTAGTGGCTCATGCTGACCACCACCTGCGTGGGCTCTTTGCAGACCTACTCCCACGGCTACAAAGCACAGATAAAGCGCCCCGGCTGACCGCAATGGCCTTCTTCACCGGG CTTCTTCAGAGTCAGCCCACGGCGAGACTACTGAGAGACGAAGCCATTGTACAGCGTCTGACTGCTTGGCAAGCAGACCCCGAGCCCACCGTGCGCTGGCTTGGCCTCCTGGGGCTGGGCCACCTGGCCCTGAACCGCAGAAAG GCGCGGCACGTGGGGACGCTGCTCCGGGCTCTGCTGGGAGCGCTTGGCGAAGCCGACATACGGCTGGTGGGGGCGGCCCTGGGCGCGCTCCGGAGGCTCCTGCTGAGGCCCAGAGCTCGGGCGCGCGTGAGCGCGCAATGCAGCAGCCTGGGCTCGCGCCTGAGGCCTCTGCTGGACCAC gACCAGGATTCTGTCCGTGCCTCCGCTATTGGGCTTCTGGGCACCCTGGTGGGTCGTTGCTCCCCGAGGCGCACGAGGGCGGTGCGGGAGCTGGTGCTGGGCAGCCTCGTGACCCTGTTGCTGCGCCTGCAAGACCCGAGCCTGGATGCTGCTGAG AGTGCCGAGTGGACGTTAGCTCGTTGTGACCGCTTCCTTCGCTGGAGGCTCTTGGAGGAGATCTCAGCCATGGTTCACTATGACAGCCCGGAAGCTCTCAGTCGCACCTGCAGACGCCTG GTGCAGTGGTACCCTGGCCGCGCCTCAGACTTCTTGAGCCAGGCCCAGGGCTACTTGAGGAGTCCCCATGTTCCTATTCGACGGGTGGCAGCCATGTTCATAG AACCCTAG
- the MROH6 gene encoding maestro heat-like repeat-containing protein family member 6 isoform X3 yields MARGRRGWTGGAHRGPAGNFGGLTLAALAEDIQLSREGTGPRQGQPPQESESPTEPVTAPRTENLEPDTATGVLRNEPHSPKASSSDPEPQPWEPEQHPQCFLVPGSLADFAVQTVVCLEDAGISGTQALAFSLSSALEETQGGQLPEKVCEVVQGLHGQMAQLLEGRSRRVALRALCSLAAEHTHEVVQTLLSHSLPCDSAAAELWRGLSRNQRVNGLVLVHLLQEVKGPPQLRGPSPSPGPSPQAVKPQTQALAATRALGEMLSVSGCVAATRGFYPQVLIALVTQLHQLAWCAPSPQVQVKVRGPPPNHASCAVEALKALLNGDGGRMVVTCMEQSGGWRRLIGSGTHLEGVLLLASALVAHADHHLRGLFADLLPRLQSTDKAPRLTAMAFFTGLLQSQPTARLLRDEAIVQRLTAWQADPEPTVRWLGLLGLGHLALNRRKARHVGTLLRALLGALGEADIRLVGAALGALRRLLLRPRARARVSAQCSSLGSRLRPLLDHDQDSVRASAIGLLGTLVGRCSPRRTRAVRELVLGSLVTLLLRLQDPSLDAAESAEWTLARCDRFLRWRLLEEISAMVHYDSPEALSRTCRRLVQWYPGRASDFLSQAQGYLRSPHVPIRRVAAMFIGFLIHHMDPDCVNPGLVDSLLHEP; encoded by the exons ATGGCTAGAGGGAGGCGGGGATGGACTGGGGGAGCCCACAGGGGTCCTGCAGGGAATTTTGGAGGCCTTACTCTGGCTGCATTGGCTGAGGACATACAGCTCAGCCGAGAGGGGACTGGACCACGCCAAGGGCAGCCCCCCCAGGAGTCTGAAAGCCCCACTGAACCGGTCACTGCACCAAGGACAGAGAATTTGGAACCTGATACGGCCACTGGGGTGCTGAGGAATGAGCCCCACTCTCCAAAGGCTTCTAGCTCAGATCCTGAGCCCCAGCCCTGGGAGCCTGAACAG CATCCTCAGTGCTTTCTGGTCCCTGGTTCCTTGGCAGATTTTGCTGTTCAAACTGTGGTCTGCCTTGAAGATGCCGGCATCTCAGGGACCCAGGCCTTGGCTTTCAGTCTCTCCTCAGCTTTGGAGGAGACTCAGGGCGGACAGCTCCCAGAAAAG gTATGTGAAGTGGTCCAGGGACTGCATGGACAGATGGCTCAGCTCCTGGAAGGCAGATCAAGGCGGGTGGCCCTGAGGGCACTTTGCTCATTGGCAGCAGAACACACACATGAAGTGGTCCAGACCCTACTGTCTCACTCTCTGCCCTGTGACAG TGCAGCAGCTGAGTTGTGGCGGGGCCTGAGCCGGAACCAGAGGGTGAACGGGCTGGTCCTGGTGCACCTGCTGCAGGAGGTGAAGGGCCCGCCCCAGCTCCGgggccccagccccagcccaggcCCGAGTCCCCAAGCAGTCAAGCCCCAAACCCAGGCATTGGCA GCCACAAGAGCACTAGGAGAAATGTTGTCAGTGTCGGGATGCGTGGCCGCCACGAGGGGCTTTTACCCGCAAGTGCTCATTGCGCTGGTCACCCAGCTACACCAGCTGGCCTGGTGCGCCCCTTCCCCCCAGGTTCAAGTGAAGGTGCGGGGTCCTCCCCCCAACCATGCTAG CTGCGCAGTGGAAGCTCTGAAGGCCCTGCTCAATGGGGATGGAGGCCGAATGGTGGTAACCTGCATGGAGCAGAGTGGGGGCTGGAGGCGTCTCATAGGATCTGGGACCCATCTGGAGGGGGTCCTCCTGCTGGCCAG TGCCCTAGTGGCTCATGCTGACCACCACCTGCGTGGGCTCTTTGCAGACCTACTCCCACGGCTACAAAGCACAGATAAAGCGCCCCGGCTGACCGCAATGGCCTTCTTCACCGGG CTTCTTCAGAGTCAGCCCACGGCGAGACTACTGAGAGACGAAGCCATTGTACAGCGTCTGACTGCTTGGCAAGCAGACCCCGAGCCCACCGTGCGCTGGCTTGGCCTCCTGGGGCTGGGCCACCTGGCCCTGAACCGCAGAAAG GCGCGGCACGTGGGGACGCTGCTCCGGGCTCTGCTGGGAGCGCTTGGCGAAGCCGACATACGGCTGGTGGGGGCGGCCCTGGGCGCGCTCCGGAGGCTCCTGCTGAGGCCCAGAGCTCGGGCGCGCGTGAGCGCGCAATGCAGCAGCCTGGGCTCGCGCCTGAGGCCTCTGCTGGACCAC gACCAGGATTCTGTCCGTGCCTCCGCTATTGGGCTTCTGGGCACCCTGGTGGGTCGTTGCTCCCCGAGGCGCACGAGGGCGGTGCGGGAGCTGGTGCTGGGCAGCCTCGTGACCCTGTTGCTGCGCCTGCAAGACCCGAGCCTGGATGCTGCTGAG AGTGCCGAGTGGACGTTAGCTCGTTGTGACCGCTTCCTTCGCTGGAGGCTCTTGGAGGAGATCTCAGCCATGGTTCACTATGACAGCCCGGAAGCTCTCAGTCGCACCTGCAGACGCCTG GTGCAGTGGTACCCTGGCCGCGCCTCAGACTTCTTGAGCCAGGCCCAGGGCTACTTGAGGAGTCCCCATGTTCCTATTCGACGGGTGGCAGCCATGTTCATAG GGTTTCTGATTCATCACATGGACCCTGACTGTGTCAACCCTGGCCTGGTAGACTCACTACTGCACG AACCCTAG
- the MROH6 gene encoding maestro heat-like repeat-containing protein family member 6 isoform X1, whose protein sequence is MARGRRGWTGGAHRGPAGNFGGLTLAALAEDIQLSREGTGPRQGQPPQESESPTEPVTAPRTENLEPDTATGVLRNEPHSPKASSSDPEPQPWEPEQHPQCFLVPGSLADFAVQTVVCLEDAGISGTQALAFSLSSALEETQGGQLPEKVCEVVQGLHGQMAQLLEGRSRRVALRALCSLAAEHTHEVVQTLLSHSLPCDSAAAELWRGLSRNQRVNGLVLVHLLQEVKGPPQLRGPSPSPGPSPQAVKPQTQALAATRALGEMLSVSGCVAATRGFYPQVLIALVTQLHQLAWCAPSPQVQVKVRGPPPNHASCAVEALKALLNGDGGRMVVTCMEQSGGWRRLIGSGTHLEGVLLLASALVAHADHHLRGLFADLLPRLQSTDKAPRLTAMAFFTGLLQSQPTARLLRDEAIVQRLTAWQADPEPTVRWLGLLGLGHLALNRRKARHVGTLLRALLGALGEADIRLVGAALGALRRLLLRPRARARVSAQCSSLGSRLRPLLDHDQDSVRASAIGLLGTLVGRCSPRRTRAVRELVLGSLVTLLLRLQDPSLDAAESAEWTLARCDRFLRWRLLEEISAMVHYDSPEALSRTCRRLVQWYPGRASDFLSQAQGYLRSPHVPIRRVAAMFIGFLIHHMDPDCVNPGLVDSLLHDLGEMQWDAEPCIRDVSHITMHQVRLVCRDQDSPRRGSFSPWQLLCCWAHHQDRERPVYEDSPFKPRSRAGLWGCGAPS, encoded by the exons ATGGCTAGAGGGAGGCGGGGATGGACTGGGGGAGCCCACAGGGGTCCTGCAGGGAATTTTGGAGGCCTTACTCTGGCTGCATTGGCTGAGGACATACAGCTCAGCCGAGAGGGGACTGGACCACGCCAAGGGCAGCCCCCCCAGGAGTCTGAAAGCCCCACTGAACCGGTCACTGCACCAAGGACAGAGAATTTGGAACCTGATACGGCCACTGGGGTGCTGAGGAATGAGCCCCACTCTCCAAAGGCTTCTAGCTCAGATCCTGAGCCCCAGCCCTGGGAGCCTGAACAG CATCCTCAGTGCTTTCTGGTCCCTGGTTCCTTGGCAGATTTTGCTGTTCAAACTGTGGTCTGCCTTGAAGATGCCGGCATCTCAGGGACCCAGGCCTTGGCTTTCAGTCTCTCCTCAGCTTTGGAGGAGACTCAGGGCGGACAGCTCCCAGAAAAG gTATGTGAAGTGGTCCAGGGACTGCATGGACAGATGGCTCAGCTCCTGGAAGGCAGATCAAGGCGGGTGGCCCTGAGGGCACTTTGCTCATTGGCAGCAGAACACACACATGAAGTGGTCCAGACCCTACTGTCTCACTCTCTGCCCTGTGACAG TGCAGCAGCTGAGTTGTGGCGGGGCCTGAGCCGGAACCAGAGGGTGAACGGGCTGGTCCTGGTGCACCTGCTGCAGGAGGTGAAGGGCCCGCCCCAGCTCCGgggccccagccccagcccaggcCCGAGTCCCCAAGCAGTCAAGCCCCAAACCCAGGCATTGGCA GCCACAAGAGCACTAGGAGAAATGTTGTCAGTGTCGGGATGCGTGGCCGCCACGAGGGGCTTTTACCCGCAAGTGCTCATTGCGCTGGTCACCCAGCTACACCAGCTGGCCTGGTGCGCCCCTTCCCCCCAGGTTCAAGTGAAGGTGCGGGGTCCTCCCCCCAACCATGCTAG CTGCGCAGTGGAAGCTCTGAAGGCCCTGCTCAATGGGGATGGAGGCCGAATGGTGGTAACCTGCATGGAGCAGAGTGGGGGCTGGAGGCGTCTCATAGGATCTGGGACCCATCTGGAGGGGGTCCTCCTGCTGGCCAG TGCCCTAGTGGCTCATGCTGACCACCACCTGCGTGGGCTCTTTGCAGACCTACTCCCACGGCTACAAAGCACAGATAAAGCGCCCCGGCTGACCGCAATGGCCTTCTTCACCGGG CTTCTTCAGAGTCAGCCCACGGCGAGACTACTGAGAGACGAAGCCATTGTACAGCGTCTGACTGCTTGGCAAGCAGACCCCGAGCCCACCGTGCGCTGGCTTGGCCTCCTGGGGCTGGGCCACCTGGCCCTGAACCGCAGAAAG GCGCGGCACGTGGGGACGCTGCTCCGGGCTCTGCTGGGAGCGCTTGGCGAAGCCGACATACGGCTGGTGGGGGCGGCCCTGGGCGCGCTCCGGAGGCTCCTGCTGAGGCCCAGAGCTCGGGCGCGCGTGAGCGCGCAATGCAGCAGCCTGGGCTCGCGCCTGAGGCCTCTGCTGGACCAC gACCAGGATTCTGTCCGTGCCTCCGCTATTGGGCTTCTGGGCACCCTGGTGGGTCGTTGCTCCCCGAGGCGCACGAGGGCGGTGCGGGAGCTGGTGCTGGGCAGCCTCGTGACCCTGTTGCTGCGCCTGCAAGACCCGAGCCTGGATGCTGCTGAG AGTGCCGAGTGGACGTTAGCTCGTTGTGACCGCTTCCTTCGCTGGAGGCTCTTGGAGGAGATCTCAGCCATGGTTCACTATGACAGCCCGGAAGCTCTCAGTCGCACCTGCAGACGCCTG GTGCAGTGGTACCCTGGCCGCGCCTCAGACTTCTTGAGCCAGGCCCAGGGCTACTTGAGGAGTCCCCATGTTCCTATTCGACGGGTGGCAGCCATGTTCATAG GGTTTCTGATTCATCACATGGACCCTGACTGTGTCAACCCTGGCCTGGTAGACTCACTACTGCACG ACCTTGGGGAAATGCAGTGGGATGCTGAGCCTTGCATTCGAGATGTTTCCCACATCACCATGCACCAAGTGCGGCTAGTGTGCCGGGACCAGGACTCTCCCCGTCGGGGTAGCTTCTCCCCTTGGCAGCTGTTGTGCTGCTGGGCCCACCACCAAGATCGGGAGAGACCAGTCTATGAGGACAGCCCCTTCAAGCCTAGGAGCCGGGCTGGCCTCTGGGGATGTGGGGCACCTTCTTGA
- the MROH6 gene encoding maestro heat-like repeat-containing protein family member 6 isoform X4 — protein MARGRRGWTGGAHRGPAGNFGGLTLAALAEDIQLSREGTGPRQGQPPQESESPTEPVTAPRTENLEPDTATGVLRNEPHSPKASSSDPEPQPWEPEQHPQCFLVPGSLADFAVQTVVCLEDAGISGTQALAFSLSSALEETQGGQLPEKVCEVVQGLHGQMAQLLEGRSRRVALRALCSLAAEHTHEVVQTLLSHSLPCDSAAAELWRGLSRNQRVNGLVLVHLLQEVKGPPQLRGPSPSPGPSPQAVKPQTQALAATRALGEMLSVSGCVAATRGFYPQVLIALVTQLHQLAWCAPSPQVQVKVRGPPPNHASCAVEALKALLNGDGGRMVVTCMEQSGGWRRLIGSGTHLEGVLLLASALVAHADHHLRGLFADLLPRLQSTDKAPRLTAMAFFTGLLQSQPTARLLRDEAIVQRLTAWQADPEPTVRWLGLLGLGHLALNRRKARHVGTLLRALLGALGEADIRLVGAALGALRRLLLRPRARARVSAQCSSLGSRLRPLLDHDQDSVRASAIGLLGTLVGRCSPRRTRAVRELVLGSLVTLLLRLQDPSLDAAESAEWTLARCDRFLRWRLLEEISAMVHYDSPEALSRTCRRLVQWYPGRASDFLSQAQGYLRSPHVPIRRVAAMFIGFLIHHMDPDCVNPGLVDSLLHEP, from the exons ATGGCTAGAGGGAGGCGGGGATGGACTGGGGGAGCCCACAGGGGTCCTGCAGGGAATTTTGGAGGCCTTACTCTGGCTGCATTGGCTGAGGACATACAGCTCAGCCGAGAGGGGACTGGACCACGCCAAGGGCAGCCCCCCCAGGAGTCTGAAAGCCCCACTGAACCGGTCACTGCACCAAGGACAGAGAATTTGGAACCTGATACGGCCACTGGGGTGCTGAGGAATGAGCCCCACTCTCCAAAGGCTTCTAGCTCAGATCCTGAGCCCCAGCCCTGGGAGCCTGAACAG CATCCTCAGTGCTTTCTGGTCCCTGGTTCCTTGGCAGATTTTGCTGTTCAAACTGTGGTCTGCCTTGAAGATGCCGGCATCTCAGGGACCCAGGCCTTGGCTTTCAGTCTCTCCTCAGCTTTGGAGGAGACTCAGGGCGGACAGCTCCCAGAAAAG gTATGTGAAGTGGTCCAGGGACTGCATGGACAGATGGCTCAGCTCCTGGAAGGCAGATCAAGGCGGGTGGCCCTGAGGGCACTTTGCTCATTGGCAGCAGAACACACACATGAAGTGGTCCAGACCCTACTGTCTCACTCTCTGCCCTGTGACAG TGCAGCAGCTGAGTTGTGGCGGGGCCTGAGCCGGAACCAGAGGGTGAACGGGCTGGTCCTGGTGCACCTGCTGCAGGAGGTGAAGGGCCCGCCCCAGCTCCGgggccccagccccagcccaggcCCGAGTCCCCAAGCAGTCAAGCCCCAAACCCAGGCATTGGCA GCCACAAGAGCACTAGGAGAAATGTTGTCAGTGTCGGGATGCGTGGCCGCCACGAGGGGCTTTTACCCGCAAGTGCTCATTGCGCTGGTCACCCAGCTACACCAGCTGGCCTGGTGCGCCCCTTCCCCCCAGGTTCAAGTGAAGGTGCGGGGTCCTCCCCCCAACCATGCTAG CTGCGCAGTGGAAGCTCTGAAGGCCCTGCTCAATGGGGATGGAGGCCGAATGGTGGTAACCTGCATGGAGCAGAGTGGGGGCTGGAGGCGTCTCATAGGATCTGGGACCCATCTGGAGGGGGTCCTCCTGCTGGCCAG TGCCCTAGTGGCTCATGCTGACCACCACCTGCGTGGGCTCTTTGCAGACCTACTCCCACGGCTACAAAGCACAGATAAAGCGCCCCGGCTGACCGCAATGGCCTTCTTCACCGGG CTTCTTCAGAGTCAGCCCACGGCGAGACTACTGAGAGACGAAGCCATTGTACAGCGTCTGACTGCTTGGCAAGCAGACCCCGAGCCCACCGTGCGCTGGCTTGGCCTCCTGGGGCTGGGCCACCTGGCCCTGAACCGCAGAAAG GCGCGGCACGTGGGGACGCTGCTCCGGGCTCTGCTGGGAGCGCTTGGCGAAGCCGACATACGGCTGGTGGGGGCGGCCCTGGGCGCGCTCCGGAGGCTCCTGCTGAGGCCCAGAGCTCGGGCGCGCGTGAGCGCGCAATGCAGCAGCCTGGGCTCGCGCCTGAGGCCTCTGCTGGACCAC gACCAGGATTCTGTCCGTGCCTCCGCTATTGGGCTTCTGGGCACCCTGGTGGGTCGTTGCTCCCCGAGGCGCACGAGGGCGGTGCGGGAGCTGGTGCTGGGCAGCCTCGTGACCCTGTTGCTGCGCCTGCAAGACCCGAGCCTGGATGCTGCTGAG AGTGCCGAGTGGACGTTAGCTCGTTGTGACCGCTTCCTTCGCTGGAGGCTCTTGGAGGAGATCTCAGCCATGGTTCACTATGACAGCCCGGAAGCTCTCAGTCGCACCTGCAGACGCCTG GTGCAGTGGTACCCTGGCCGCGCCTCAGACTTCTTGAGCCAGGCCCAGGGCTACTTGAGGAGTCCCCATGTTCCTATTCGACGGGTGGCAGCCATGTTCATAG GGTTTCTGATTCATCACATGGACCCTGACTGTGTCAACCCTGGCCTGGTAGACTCACTACTGCACG
- the MROH6 gene encoding maestro heat-like repeat-containing protein family member 6 isoform X2 has product MARGRRGWTGGAHRGPAGNFGGLTLAALAEDIQLSREGTGPRQGQPPQESESPTEPVTAPRTENLEPDTATGVLRNEPHSPKASSSDPEPQPWEPEQHPQCFLVPGSLADFAVQTVVCLEDAGISGTQALAFSLSSALEETQGGQLPEKVCEVVQGLHGQMAQLLEGRSRRVALRALCSLAAEHTHEVVQTLLSHSLPCDSAAAELWRGLSRNQRVNGLVLVHLLQEVKGPPQLRGPSPSPGPSPQAVKPQTQALAATRALGEMLSVSGCVAATRGFYPQVLIALVTQLHQLAWCAPSPQVQVKVRGPPPNHASCAVEALKALLNGDGGRMVVTCMEQSGGWRRLIGSGTHLEGVLLLASALVAHADHHLRGLFADLLPRLQSTDKAPRLTAMAFFTGLLQSQPTARLLRDEAIVQRLTAWQADPEPTVRWLGLLGLGHLALNRRKARHVGTLLRALLGALGEADIRLVGAALGALRRLLLRPRARARVSAQCSSLGSRLRPLLDHDQDSVRASAIGLLGTLVGRCSPRRTRAVRELVLGSLVTLLLRLQDPSLDAAESAEWTLARCDRFLRWRLLEEISAMVHYDSPEALSRTCRRLVQWYPGRASDFLSQAQGYLRSPHVPIRRVAAMFIGFLIHHMDPDCVNPGLVDSLLHGCEF; this is encoded by the exons ATGGCTAGAGGGAGGCGGGGATGGACTGGGGGAGCCCACAGGGGTCCTGCAGGGAATTTTGGAGGCCTTACTCTGGCTGCATTGGCTGAGGACATACAGCTCAGCCGAGAGGGGACTGGACCACGCCAAGGGCAGCCCCCCCAGGAGTCTGAAAGCCCCACTGAACCGGTCACTGCACCAAGGACAGAGAATTTGGAACCTGATACGGCCACTGGGGTGCTGAGGAATGAGCCCCACTCTCCAAAGGCTTCTAGCTCAGATCCTGAGCCCCAGCCCTGGGAGCCTGAACAG CATCCTCAGTGCTTTCTGGTCCCTGGTTCCTTGGCAGATTTTGCTGTTCAAACTGTGGTCTGCCTTGAAGATGCCGGCATCTCAGGGACCCAGGCCTTGGCTTTCAGTCTCTCCTCAGCTTTGGAGGAGACTCAGGGCGGACAGCTCCCAGAAAAG gTATGTGAAGTGGTCCAGGGACTGCATGGACAGATGGCTCAGCTCCTGGAAGGCAGATCAAGGCGGGTGGCCCTGAGGGCACTTTGCTCATTGGCAGCAGAACACACACATGAAGTGGTCCAGACCCTACTGTCTCACTCTCTGCCCTGTGACAG TGCAGCAGCTGAGTTGTGGCGGGGCCTGAGCCGGAACCAGAGGGTGAACGGGCTGGTCCTGGTGCACCTGCTGCAGGAGGTGAAGGGCCCGCCCCAGCTCCGgggccccagccccagcccaggcCCGAGTCCCCAAGCAGTCAAGCCCCAAACCCAGGCATTGGCA GCCACAAGAGCACTAGGAGAAATGTTGTCAGTGTCGGGATGCGTGGCCGCCACGAGGGGCTTTTACCCGCAAGTGCTCATTGCGCTGGTCACCCAGCTACACCAGCTGGCCTGGTGCGCCCCTTCCCCCCAGGTTCAAGTGAAGGTGCGGGGTCCTCCCCCCAACCATGCTAG CTGCGCAGTGGAAGCTCTGAAGGCCCTGCTCAATGGGGATGGAGGCCGAATGGTGGTAACCTGCATGGAGCAGAGTGGGGGCTGGAGGCGTCTCATAGGATCTGGGACCCATCTGGAGGGGGTCCTCCTGCTGGCCAG TGCCCTAGTGGCTCATGCTGACCACCACCTGCGTGGGCTCTTTGCAGACCTACTCCCACGGCTACAAAGCACAGATAAAGCGCCCCGGCTGACCGCAATGGCCTTCTTCACCGGG CTTCTTCAGAGTCAGCCCACGGCGAGACTACTGAGAGACGAAGCCATTGTACAGCGTCTGACTGCTTGGCAAGCAGACCCCGAGCCCACCGTGCGCTGGCTTGGCCTCCTGGGGCTGGGCCACCTGGCCCTGAACCGCAGAAAG GCGCGGCACGTGGGGACGCTGCTCCGGGCTCTGCTGGGAGCGCTTGGCGAAGCCGACATACGGCTGGTGGGGGCGGCCCTGGGCGCGCTCCGGAGGCTCCTGCTGAGGCCCAGAGCTCGGGCGCGCGTGAGCGCGCAATGCAGCAGCCTGGGCTCGCGCCTGAGGCCTCTGCTGGACCAC gACCAGGATTCTGTCCGTGCCTCCGCTATTGGGCTTCTGGGCACCCTGGTGGGTCGTTGCTCCCCGAGGCGCACGAGGGCGGTGCGGGAGCTGGTGCTGGGCAGCCTCGTGACCCTGTTGCTGCGCCTGCAAGACCCGAGCCTGGATGCTGCTGAG AGTGCCGAGTGGACGTTAGCTCGTTGTGACCGCTTCCTTCGCTGGAGGCTCTTGGAGGAGATCTCAGCCATGGTTCACTATGACAGCCCGGAAGCTCTCAGTCGCACCTGCAGACGCCTG GTGCAGTGGTACCCTGGCCGCGCCTCAGACTTCTTGAGCCAGGCCCAGGGCTACTTGAGGAGTCCCCATGTTCCTATTCGACGGGTGGCAGCCATGTTCATAG GGTTTCTGATTCATCACATGGACCCTGACTGTGTCAACCCTGGCCTGGTAGACTCACTACTGCACG